The Haloplanus salinarum genome includes a region encoding these proteins:
- a CDS encoding energy-coupling factor ABC transporter permease → MAHIHLGEGSFPLWALVLWTTLGVALVGAVVYRIRKGGIKTHQIALAGIGAAASFAIFQLNIPVWGGIHMNLTGLVGILAGPLLGALIALVVNIFSAALGHGAVGLIGANTLVNASEAIVAYYAFKTLMGMDWDVFPASASAATLGLSAGAFLMGAIIVISGVNGSALPRGDLTIAVAGLVGLNLGVAVIEGILTGFIVQFLASVRPDLVGLADRDTQEEPTGVTA, encoded by the coding sequence ATGGCACACATCCACCTCGGTGAAGGCTCGTTCCCCCTGTGGGCACTTGTGCTGTGGACGACCCTCGGCGTGGCACTCGTCGGTGCAGTCGTCTATCGGATCCGCAAGGGCGGAATCAAGACCCACCAGATCGCACTCGCCGGCATCGGTGCGGCAGCGAGTTTCGCAATCTTCCAGCTGAATATCCCCGTCTGGGGTGGCATCCACATGAACCTCACCGGCCTCGTTGGGATTCTCGCCGGGCCGCTGCTCGGTGCGTTGATCGCGCTGGTCGTCAACATCTTCTCGGCGGCGCTCGGGCACGGTGCGGTCGGTCTGATCGGCGCGAATACGCTCGTCAACGCGAGCGAAGCTATCGTCGCCTACTACGCGTTCAAGACCCTGATGGGGATGGACTGGGACGTCTTCCCCGCCAGCGCCAGTGCCGCGACGCTCGGCCTTTCCGCAGGCGCGTTCCTGATGGGGGCGATCATCGTCATCAGCGGCGTGAACGGGAGCGCGCTGCCGCGCGGTGATCTGACGATTGCCGTCGCCGGTCTCGTCGGGCTCAACCTCGGCGTCGCCGTCATCGAGGGTATCCTGACGGGCTTCATCGTTCAGTTCCTCGCCTCCGTCCGCCCCGACCTCGTCGGCCTCGCCGACCGTGACACCCAGGAGGAGCCGACCGGGGTGACGGCCTGA
- a CDS encoding cobalamin transport operon protein: MQRWKQYGGLAGLFVTFLAAGYWGFTATGGALPWAKRSAQALQRGVQEGGGSLVDFGRGIVVAGPIRKGGMMLEFGAIVLVLVVLGIGLYVYVDRYGGFEDGERPAR, translated from the coding sequence ATGCAGCGCTGGAAGCAGTACGGTGGTCTTGCTGGCCTCTTCGTTACCTTTCTCGCCGCTGGGTACTGGGGCTTCACCGCAACCGGCGGCGCACTGCCGTGGGCCAAACGCTCCGCACAGGCACTCCAGCGCGGTGTGCAGGAGGGTGGCGGTTCGCTTGTCGACTTCGGCCGCGGTATCGTGGTGGCCGGCCCCATTCGGAAGGGCGGAATGATGCTCGAATTCGGCGCGATCGTCCTCGTACTGGTTGTCCTCGGTATCGGATTGTACGTCTACGTCGACCGCTACGGTGGCTTCGAGGACGGAGAACGCCCGGCTCGGTAA